A section of the Humulus lupulus chromosome 2, drHumLupu1.1, whole genome shotgun sequence genome encodes:
- the LOC133814511 gene encoding uncharacterized protein LOC133814511, with amino-acid sequence MVKQKANYDAKKDAKVQQESKYSMYGYAPALQYWAYEAIQQLAVELVVSSGNMFPRMLSWSHRKNKDFTKSVIAPILLKKNLIVLPMLKPRPAEKDYYLSLTEGDLPLYPGLGQDPSETDEEEDATFEKMAEKVSQAAEAAKIFVDAAPGEEVAGPTPPIPPASAPASTCAPTSAPASAPASTCAPTSAPVLWRFCEN; translated from the exons atggtgaagcaaaaggccaactatgacgccaagaaggatgccaaggtgcagcaagagtccaaatacagtatgtatggttatgcccccgccttacagtactgggcatatgaggctatccaacagcttgcggtggagcttgttgtgagctcgggaaacatgttcccgaggatgcttagctggtcGCATCGgaagaacaaggatttcaccaagtccgtcatcgcaccgatattattgaagaagaat ttaattgttcttccgatgttgaagcctcggccagcagaaaaagactattacttgtctttgactgagggagatcttcccctttatcctgggcttggccaggatccctcggagactgatgaggaggaggatgcgacttttgagaaaatggcagagaaagtttctcaggctgccgaggcagccaagatatttgttgatgctgccccgggggaggaggttgcaggtcccacccctcctattcccccagcctcagccccagcctcaacctgtgccccaacatcagccccagcctcagccccagcaTCAACAtgtgccccaacatcagcccca GTTTTATGGAGATTTTGtgagaattag